CTGGATACGGATCAGCTCACCCATCGCACCGCGCCCGCGCGGCAGGTGCAGCGCCCGCACCTCCGTGATCCCCGGATGCGCGCTGCGCAGCTTCCCGCGCTCGCCCGGGTCCATCGCCCAGCGCATCGGCGGGATCGTCATCTCACCGACCTTCGAGGTACCCGCCACCGTGCCCTTCGCGAGCCAGCGGGCCATCGAGTCCAGGACGAGGATTCCGCCCGGCAGCCGTTCGGCGCAGGCCGCCAGGATCGCGCGTACCTCGGCGGGCCGCAGATACATGAGCAGCCCCTGCGTCGTGATGACCACACCCCGGCCCTCCGGGTCCTCGATCTCGTCCAGCCAGGACAGATCGGTCGCCGATCCGGACAGCGTCCGCAGCCGGTCCGAGGGCGGCAGCAGGGTGCGGCGCAGCGTGGCGACCTCGGGCAGCTCCACACTGAGCCAGTTCAGCCGTCCGTTGTCGACCCGCCAGAAGCCGGTCTCCAGACCGTCGCCGAGCGCCACCACGGTGGCGTCCGGGCGGCCGTCGAGATACTCCTGCACCGCCAGGTCGAAGCAGCGCGAGCGCAGACCCTGCGCCTGCGAGTGGAACGGGTCGGGAATACCGAACCGCTCCTCGAACGGATAGTCCAGATCCGCCAGCAGCTGGAGCGCCATCGGGTCGTCCAGCACCGGATAGGGCCGGCCCGCCTCGTAGCCCCGGTTGTACAACGTCCACAACAGGGTCTCCGGCACCCCGTCCAGCATCGGCCGCACACGCGCCATGTCCGCTCCTCCGTCCTGTTCCCGGCCGGCCCGTCAGCCACGCAACGTCAGCGCCTGCCCGGCCACCACCAGCAGCACCTGCTCACACTCATCGGCGACCGCGGCGTTCAGCCGGCCCAGCTCGTCCCGGAACCGCCGCCCGGCGGCGGTCGCGGGCACCACGCCCGACCCGGTCTCATTGGTCACCGCGACGACGGTGCGCCGCGTCCCGCGGACCGCGGCCACGAGCGCGGCGGTCCGCTCCCGCAGTGCGCTCTCCCCACCTCCTGCCCACGCCGCGTCGTCCCAGGCGTCCACCCGGTCCATCGCGTCCGTCAGCCAGAGCGACAGGCAGTCGATCAGCAGCGGCGGCCCGTCCGAGGCCAGCAGCTCCACCAGCTCGCAGGTCTCCTCGGTGCGCCAGGCCGCCGGTCTGCGCTCCCGGTGCAGCCCGATCCGGGCCGCCCACTCCCCGTCCCCCTCCCGGCTGCCCCCGGTCGCCACGTACACGACCTCGGGATACGTCTCAAGACGCCGTTCGGCCTCGACCGACTTCCCGGACCGCGCGCCTCCGGTGACCAGGGTGCGCCGGGGGACGTCCGGTTCGGCGTGGTACGCCCCGACCGTCAGCGTCGTCCCGTCCGGCACGGACCGGGCCCCGGCCGCGGCGAGCCGGCGGTCGAGCTCGGGGCCGGGCGGTGCGTCGTGGTCCAGATGGACGGCGATCACCTCGGTGGCCGGCCCGATCGCCTCGACGGCCCGCAGCCGGGCCACCGCGTCGGGCCGTCCCACGACATCGCCGACGACCATGTCGTACGGCTCCGCCATGCGGTCGGCGAGACCGGCCGGTGCGGCGCCCGGCGGCAGATAGAGCAGCCGCTCGCCGTCCGGCGACGTGACCTCGTACCCGGTGCCGGGCGCGTCCATCGGCACGGCGCGCACCCGGTGCCCGCTGATCAGCGTCAGCACCCGCCCGTCCGGCACCCGGCCCGCCGGAGGCAGCCCGGCGGGCAGTTCGACGGCGGGGCCGTCGTGCGGATGGGTGAGCAGCACCTGCCGTACGCCGGTGAGCGAATGCCCCGCGCGGGCGGCGGCGAACACCGCCCCCGGGGTGAGATCGAGCAGCAGCGCGTCGTCGATCAGCAGAGCGGTCGCGGCCCGCGCCCGCTCCCCGCGGGCGGTGGCGCAGGCGGCGCAGGGGCAGTCGGGCCGCGGCAGCCCGTCGGGGGCTCCGGTGCCGAGCAGAGTCAGTTCCACCCTCCGATCCTCCCGCGTCCCCGCACCG
This genomic interval from Streptomyces sp. NBC_00464 contains the following:
- a CDS encoding class I SAM-dependent methyltransferase, which gives rise to MARVRPMLDGVPETLLWTLYNRGYEAGRPYPVLDDPMALQLLADLDYPFEERFGIPDPFHSQAQGLRSRCFDLAVQEYLDGRPDATVVALGDGLETGFWRVDNGRLNWLSVELPEVATLRRTLLPPSDRLRTLSGSATDLSWLDEIEDPEGRGVVITTQGLLMYLRPAEVRAILAACAERLPGGILVLDSMARWLAKGTVAGTSKVGEMTIPPMRWAMDPGERGKLRSAHPGITEVRALHLPRGRGAMGELIRIQNLLPGLRTLTPAITQLRFGDRTPH
- a CDS encoding bifunctional adenosylcobinamide kinase/adenosylcobinamide-phosphate guanylyltransferase, translating into MELTLLGTGAPDGLPRPDCPCAACATARGERARAATALLIDDALLLDLTPGAVFAAARAGHSLTGVRQVLLTHPHDGPAVELPAGLPPAGRVPDGRVLTLISGHRVRAVPMDAPGTGYEVTSPDGERLLYLPPGAAPAGLADRMAEPYDMVVGDVVGRPDAVARLRAVEAIGPATEVIAVHLDHDAPPGPELDRRLAAAGARSVPDGTTLTVGAYHAEPDVPRRTLVTGGARSGKSVEAERRLETYPEVVYVATGGSREGDGEWAARIGLHRERRPAAWRTEETCELVELLASDGPPLLIDCLSLWLTDAMDRVDAWDDAAWAGGGESALRERTAALVAAVRGTRRTVVAVTNETGSGVVPATAAGRRFRDELGRLNAAVADECEQVLLVVAGQALTLRG